The following proteins are encoded in a genomic region of Solea senegalensis isolate Sse05_10M linkage group LG5, IFAPA_SoseM_1, whole genome shotgun sequence:
- the LOC122770137 gene encoding zinc finger protein 664-like — translation MSSVLCFRKFVNERLTAAAEEILGVFEKTIVVYEEEIDRQRRLLDVVLKRHDKDIPHSSTTNEEILLNQQKLYDQRRSTTLNQVDPQVLGQLCSGQEKDHFILPQETDMFKLRHAREGSDFSADQNLLMGRDQIRNVPEKESLTSIPVMADSLASGAPAPYPDHHFSHNSYTAHSQDHGSGNHETAGTHHTPENKPFKCMVCSEEFHDFLKLKMHIRSHTGEKHLKRKGKAFTQKALGMNHTVVKPFICRVCGKEFSCQSSLISHMKSHSGERPYQCITCGKTFSRGADLRRHTRTHTGEKPYSCIYCNKEFSYHSSLTNHVRVHTGEKPYKCMWCGKRFALSTTLKIHTRVHTGEKPYTCDFCEKSFAHNTGLRLHRRVHAGENHLVP, via the exons ATGTCGTCGGTTCTGTGTTTTAGAAAGTTTGTCAACGAGCGCCTAACGGCCGCTGCTGAAGAGATACTAGGTGTCTTTGAAAAAACCATCGTAGTGTACGAGGAGGAGATCGACCGTCAGCGCAGACTGCTGGATGTCGTTTTGAAACGACACGATAAAG aCATCCCACATTCATCTACCACTAATGAAGAAATTCTCCTGAACCAGCAGAAACTCTATGACCAGAGGAGGAGCACCACTCTGAACCAAGTGGACCCACAGGTGTTGGGGCAGCTTTGCTCTGGTCAGGAGAAAGATCATTTCATTCTACCGCAGGAGACAGATATGTTTAAGTTAAGGCATGCCCGAGAGGGGAGTGACTTTAGTGCAGACCAGAATCTGCTTATGGGTCGTGATCAGATTCGTAATGTGCCAGAAAAAGAGTCACTGACCAGCATCCCAGTTATGGCTGACTCATTGGCCTCAGGTGCACCCGCACCGTACCCTGACCATCACTTTTCTCACAACTCTTACACAGCTCACAGTCAAGACCATGGGAGTGGAAACCATGAGACTGCAGGTACTCATCACACACCAGAGAACAAGCCTTTCAAATGTATGGTTTGTTCTGAAGAGTTTCATGACTTTCTGAAGTTGAAAATGCACATAAGGAGCCACACGggtgaaaaacatttaaaacgcAAAGGGAAAGCGTTTACCCAGAAGGCCCTGGGGATGAATCACACAGTGGTGAAGCCATTCATATGCAGAGTTTGTGGAAAGGAGTTCAGTTGTCAGTCAAGCCTCATCAGTCATATGAAAAGTCATTCCGGTGAGAGGCCGTACCAGTGCATCACTTGCGGCAAAACATTCAGCCGTGGCGCAGACCTGAGGAGACACACCCGAACTCACACGGGGGAGAAACCTTACAGCTGCATTTACTGCAACAAGGAGTTTTCTTACCACTCATCCCTTACTAATCATGTGCGAGTGCATACAGGCGAGAAGCCATATAAATGTATGTGGTGTGGGAAAAGATTTGCTCTCAGCACAACGTTGAAAATACACACCCGAGTCCACACGGGGGAAAAGCCATACACATGCGACTTCTGTGAGAAGAGTTTTGCTCACAACACAGGACTCAGGCTACACAGAAGGGTCCATGCGGGGGAAAACCACCTGGTCCCCTAA